GTGGCCGCGAAGCCGGGGGCCTGCCTCGCCTCGGGGGGGGCCCCCTGGACCCGGCCCCAGCACTGGGCAGCCGCCCCCACGAGGGTCTCCTTGCGGGTCAGGATCTCGATCAGGCGATCGTAGCGGGCGGACCGCAGGCACGCCTCCTGCTCGGCCGTGAGGTCGAGGAGCTCCCGGTAGAGGGCCAGGCACTTTTTC
This is a stretch of genomic DNA from Deferrisoma camini S3R1. It encodes these proteins:
- a CDS encoding flagellar export chaperone FlgN, which encodes MDPIDDLKKCLALYRELLDLTAEQEACLRSARYDRLIEILTRKETLVGAAAQCWGRVQGAPPEARQAPGFAATLQELRSVTERLVAAEARCQELVPARPLPKAPPGRALAAYGKK